One Temnothorax longispinosus isolate EJ_2023e chromosome 8, Tlon_JGU_v1, whole genome shotgun sequence genomic region harbors:
- the LOC139817695 gene encoding uncharacterized protein: protein MKRSKSSRESHQSNKFRKDSIPKRPKPPNRWALESEIETTTKAAKKLKSENSMLVPENDSLNYRILNFNSIFNEISQVVKCKTCEGDVKFQTESSRGLGFKILILCDECRPTDISSYPKIGLSYEINRRFSFAIRCLGHGASGEKKFCGLMDLPPPDAQKSHDEIQKNIHIASKAVAEMSMKDAVQEEQLRMSLEQEVKNVTDLCVSGDGTWQKRGFSSLYGVCSLIGAHSKKVVDVNVKSSYCKQCEVWDKKKNTEKYNEWKIEHESNCQANHEGSAGKMEVDSIKEMFHRSKEQYGVKYTHYIGDGDSKTYKGIIESKPYGDKEIQKKECIGHVQKRMGARLRKCKKDHKGIGGKNKLTAKMIDKLSVYYGLAIRRNFDSVEGMRNAVWATFYHYSSTTIKPQHHFCPEGSDSWCEWQLAKANGSLDKYKQSYNTLPDDVLNAIRPIYEDLSNESLLKRCLGGYTQITNEGYNNLIWRIAPKNTNSSARVVEIATFLAVCLFNEGTLVLEIEYLGPLLKVMSTMGIAVGRNAVQFAALSDTRRCDQADVREQHATREARVKRRLEKNHQNDEHLALEDFLYGPGIDDYM, encoded by the exons ATGAAGAGATCAAAAAGTTCTCGGGAATCGCATCAAAGCAATAAATTTCGCAAGGATTCGATACCAAAACGTCCAAAGCCGCCCAATAGATGGGCATTAGAAAGTGAAATCGAGACGACCACTAAAGCTGCGAAGAAATTGAAATCGGAAAATAGTATGCTCGTGCCGGAGAATGACAGTTTGAATtacagaattttaaatttcaattcaattttcaaCGAAATTTCACAGGTTGTGAAATGTAAAACGTGCGAAGGCGACGTGAAATTTCAAACAGAAAGTTCTCGAGGCCttggttttaaaattttgatactttGTGACGAGTGCAGGCCAACTGACATTTCTTCTTATCCAAAAATCGGTTTATCGTACGAAATAAACCGTCGATTTAGTTTTGCTATACGTTGTTTAGGACATGGAGCATCAGgtgagaaaaaattttgtggaTTGATGGACTTACCTCCTCCTGATGCTCAAAAATCGCACGATGAAATCCAAAAAAACATTCATATTGCATCCAAGGCCGTTGCGGAAATGAGCATGAAGGACGCGGTACAAGAAGAGCAGCTGAGGATGAGTTTGGAGcaagaagtaaaaaatgttacgGATTTATGTGTTTCTGGAGACGGGACTTGGCAAAAACGCGGATTTTCTTCTTTGTATGGCGTATGCAGTCTCATCGGTGCTCATTCGAAGAAAGTTGTCGATGTCAATGTAAAATCTTCTTACTGTAAACAATGCGAAGTTTGggacaaaaagaaaaacaccGAAAAGTATAATGAGTGGAAAATCGAGCACGAAAGCAATTGCCAAGCGAATCATGAAGGCTCCGCCGGAAAAATGGAAGTAGATTCCATCAAAGAAATGTTCCATAGATCAAAAGAACAGTACGGAGTAAAGTATACGCACTACATTGGTGATGGCGATTCAAAAACGTATAAGGGTATCATTGAATCTAAACCATACGGagataaagaaatacaaaaaaaagagtgCATCGGACACGTACAGAAACGCATGGGCGCTCGACTCCGGAAATGTAAGAAAGATCACAAAGGTATTGGcggaaagaataaattaactgCGAAGATGATAGACAAACTTTCCGTGTATTATGGTCTTGCTATTCGGCGCAATTTCGACTCGGTAGAAGGAATGCGGAATGCTGTGTGGGCtactttttatcattatagTTCGACGACAATAAAACCGCAACATCATTTTTGTCCTGAAGGCTCGGATTCATGGTGTGAGTGGCAACTAGCAAAAGCGAACGGATCTTTGGACAAGTACAAGCAAAGCTACAATACCTTACCTGACGACGTTTTAAATGCGATTCGCCCTATATACGAAGATCTTTCAAATGAGTCGTTATTAAAACGTTGCCTTGGCGGATATACTCAAATCACGAACGAAGGTTATAATAACTTGATCTGGAGGATAGCTCCGAAAAATACAAACAGTAGCGCTCGAGTCGTCGAAATTGCGACTTTTCtcgctgtttgtttatttaatgaaGGAACCTTAGTGTTGGAAATAGAGTATTTAGGCC CTCTTTTGAAAGTAATGAGTACAATGGGAATAGCAGTTGGACGAAACGCAGTACAATTTGCTGCGTTGAGTGACACTCGCCGCTGCGATCAAGCAGACGTCCGAGAGCAGCATGCAACACGGGAGGCCCGAGTAAAGCGCCGCCTTGAAAAAAACCATCAAAATGATGAGCACCTTGCCCTGGAGGATTTCCTGTATGGCCCCGGAATAGATGATTACATGTAA